CAACCATCGAGACCGAGCCCCCCCCTCCCCGAAGAGCCAACACCGAAACACCCTGAAGTGCTACACTGGGCATCGATCAGATACCTGTAAACGGTTCGTCCATTCCATAGGTGACCACGATGCTCAAAGTTGCAAGTCGGTATGTCTGCGTGTTGGGAATCGTCGTTTTAAACGGGTTTCTCTCGTCGAAATTGCTTGCTCAGGTTAGCGAGCCGATCGTCGGCAAGAGCACGGTTGATGCGAAACAGATGGGCGAACTCAAAGCCCGCTTGGATCGCAGAGAGATCGCCCAAGAAATCGATTCGAAGATCCCTCTGCCATTGCAGCAGGGGCAGCGCGACTTGGCCGGTCTGCTGAACGACCTTAAATTGAAGCAAGGCGCGGCGTCCGGAGAGTCTCGACCTCGAAGCATTCTGCCGTCCGGCTACGAGCGTCCTTACTTCCGATCCGGCGAGGAGCGTTCCTCAGCTCGCGGCGTGCTGAACACATCGCTTTCGATCGTCTATGACGACCGGAAAATCTATCGTCCCGACACGATCGAAGTTGATGGCGACGGCAAGCCAGTCGAAGAAAACGGCAAGCCCATCGTTTTGGCTCAAGCGGGGTTGATCAACGCGAGGTTACGATCCTACGAAGGACGCCCCGTCGGACCAACGCTGCGAGTAAAACCGGGTGAAATCTTGAGGGTGAAACTGAAGAATCTCTTGCCCCCTGAGAACCCAAACGAACACCCCGACGACATCAACACTCCCCACGACTTTAACACGACAAATTTACATACGCATGGGCTGCACGTTTCACCGGCAGGAAACGGCGACAACGTTCTATCATCGGTCCGCCCCGGGGAAGAACTCATCTACGAAGTTACGGTACCGGAAGACCACATCTCGGGAACATTTTGGTATCACGCCCATCGGCACGGCTCGACGGCAATGCAAGTCTCCAGCGGAATGGCTGGAGCACTGATCATCGATTCGCCGGCAGACGACGAAGGTACGATTGACAATGTTCCAGGTATCGATACTGCCGAGGAACGAATCTGTGTCTTCCAACAGATTTCTTATGTTCCGCCGTCGTATCAATTCAATCTAGTCGAGGCTCCGGGAGGGTTGAGCGACCTCCCCAGTACCGGTAAAGAGTTGGTAGTTGTTGGAAAGATGCCGACGGGAAAATTGGTGTTTCGGGTCTTTGATGATGAAGGCAATCAAATCGAAAACCTTGAGGATGTATCGCTACCGTCTGGCAAGGCGAAGGCACTGCAACGGTTGAAACTTAAGATCAAAGAACTAAAGGATGCGAATGAACGTCGCATTCGAATCTCGCTATTTCCTCGAGTCTGGTCATTGCTTGACTTCGAGAACTACGAACTCGAAGAGTATGAAATGGCGTTTGGCCCAACTCGTTGGAGAGACGGGAAAGGACTAGACGGTTGGCGCACGACAGTCAACGGGCAATTTGAACCGGTCATTCGTGTCGAATCGGGAAAGCTACAGCGGTTTCGGATGATCCACGCAGGTGTTCGAGATCCCATCACAGTGCAGTTCTCCCCCATTCCCGCCGCTGCGATTGAAAGCAGAAATCCTTCCATAGCGCAATACAACGTCGATGAAATCAACGAAAGGGGCATGCGTGAAATTGCCCGCGATGGAATTCCGCTCGAACAAATGAAACAAACCGATGCGATCGAGCTCTATCCCGGATATCGTAGCGACGCACTGGTTCGATTTGTCAATACTTCATCGCAGCCCGAGTACCACATCATGTGGAATGGTCCCAGTGATGTCAGCCTTGATCCGGCCATCGCGGTCGCCACAAAAGAAGCAGAAATTTTGGCCGTTGTCGAAGTTATGCCGGGATCTCCACTCGATGTCGAGCCTTGGCCAAGTTTGCATGATTTTGCAAACATTCGACGACCTAAGCCGATTGATTCGCGTGATGTCGTCGGACTACAGACGATCAACCTCGGCGAGGGTGGATTTGCGATCAATCAACTACGCTATGATCCCGAACGTGATCCCCGAGTCGTGCAATTGGGTCGTACTGATCAATGGGACTTGGCGTCGCTTGGTTTCGGTAACCATCCATTCCATATTCATGTCAACCCATTCTATGTCGTCTCGAAAACAACCGTGATGAAGGACGACAGTGTTCGGGTTGATCCCATCGGAGTTTGGAAGGATACGTTGTTGGTGCTTGGTGCGAGCGACGACAACGGCGAAAAGAGCATTTCCTATAAGGTACTTACAAACTACAAACGCTACGTCGGCGAATTTGTCCTTCATTGCCATATTCTTGACCACGAAGACCAAGGAATGATGATGAAAGTCGCGGTCGAGAATTCGACCTACAAAATCGGCACCGCGTTGGCGTATCCATTTCAAGCCCCCGTATGGACATTGCCGAATGTGGCCGGTGAAAAGAAGTCCCTCGACGAGTTGCGTGGTGGTAAAGCGACCGTACTGGTCTTTCTTCAGGACCAATCTTGTTCCCTGTGCAACGAGCAGATGCAAGCGTTTAAGTCACGCATTGGTGACTTCTCGGCAGCAGACGCCAACGTCGTTTTTGTCGCTCCCAAATCGAAGGATGATTCATTTCCGCAGCCGGGTTTCGATCTTCCGATTGTATTCGATCACGACCTCTCTGTTTTCGCTGATTACGAGGTCACTGTACCCGAATACAATGCCGCGTTACATGGAGTGTTTATTCTTGATCACGAAGGAAAAGTGGTCTGGCGAGAGACGTCGGATGAGCCAGCGATGAATTTGAATTTGCTGCTCGAACAGATTCGATACCTTCCTTCTCCATAGCCCGTGCCGCAGCGTCAGACCAATCAAACCGTCTGAAAACGGGCCAATCGGATTCACGGATCGCAGGTATCTACCGGCGATCTGCTTTGCGGTGAATCGCAGTCGCATCGACGCTGCGAATCTGCCCCGAATCATCCGCATCGCCTTGATGGTGTACGGTACAATTCGAAACGCCATCACCACTCTGCGAGTTTCGCTATTTGCGTGGAAGCGTTGGCTTCCATTCGATGTTCGCACTGCAGACTTATCGTGAATCTGTTTCCCTGCTCGGTAGTTACCAAAATCTGTGCGACCTTATGAATTGTATGTTTCAACATCGTTGTCAGGTTGCCAGCGCAGCCGTCTTGATTAGTGCTTTCGTGATCTCGCCGCCAACGGCACTTGGGCAACAGAGCATCGCGGTTCAGGTTGACGTTGATGCCGACGAAAAAATCGGCAGGCTGCAACCGATCTGGCGGTTCTTTGGTGCAGATGAGCCTAACTACGCGACCATGAAAGACGGACAGCAATTGCTTCGTGATCTTGGCGAATTACGACCAAAGCAAGTCTACTTTCGCGCACACAACCTTCTGACTTCAGGGGACGGAACACCGGCGTTGAAATGGGGCTCAACCGATGTGTATAGCGAAGATCAGGACGGCAACCCCAGATATAACTGGAAAACGGTCGACCGCATCTTTGATTCCTATCTTGAACGAGGCGTTCGCCCTTACGCTCAAATCGGTTTTATGCCGAAGGCACTTTCCACCCACCCCGAACCCTACCGCCACCACTGGCGTCCGGGGATGCCCTATCACGAAGTCTTCACGGGCTGGAGCTATCCTCCCAAAGACTATGAGAAGTGGAATGAGTTGGTTTATCAGTGGGTCAAGCATTGCGTTGACCGCTATGGTCGCGAGGAGGTCGAAACGTGGTACTGGCAAACCTGGAACGAAGCCAATATCGGATCGGCCGATCGCCCGGGTTATTTTACGGGCACAGTTGAAGAGTTCCACAAGCTTCACGACTACGCGATCGCCGGCGTTCGCAGAGCCTTGCCGACCGCACGGGTTGGCGGTCCTGACTCCGCGGGCAGCGGAGGCCGCTGGACTCGCGACTTCTTAGAACACTGCCTACGTGGCACCAACCATGCGACCGGTGAATCGGGAA
Above is a genomic segment from Roseiconus lacunae containing:
- a CDS encoding redoxin domain-containing protein, coding for MLKVASRYVCVLGIVVLNGFLSSKLLAQVSEPIVGKSTVDAKQMGELKARLDRREIAQEIDSKIPLPLQQGQRDLAGLLNDLKLKQGAASGESRPRSILPSGYERPYFRSGEERSSARGVLNTSLSIVYDDRKIYRPDTIEVDGDGKPVEENGKPIVLAQAGLINARLRSYEGRPVGPTLRVKPGEILRVKLKNLLPPENPNEHPDDINTPHDFNTTNLHTHGLHVSPAGNGDNVLSSVRPGEELIYEVTVPEDHISGTFWYHAHRHGSTAMQVSSGMAGALIIDSPADDEGTIDNVPGIDTAEERICVFQQISYVPPSYQFNLVEAPGGLSDLPSTGKELVVVGKMPTGKLVFRVFDDEGNQIENLEDVSLPSGKAKALQRLKLKIKELKDANERRIRISLFPRVWSLLDFENYELEEYEMAFGPTRWRDGKGLDGWRTTVNGQFEPVIRVESGKLQRFRMIHAGVRDPITVQFSPIPAAAIESRNPSIAQYNVDEINERGMREIARDGIPLEQMKQTDAIELYPGYRSDALVRFVNTSSQPEYHIMWNGPSDVSLDPAIAVATKEAEILAVVEVMPGSPLDVEPWPSLHDFANIRRPKPIDSRDVVGLQTINLGEGGFAINQLRYDPERDPRVVQLGRTDQWDLASLGFGNHPFHIHVNPFYVVSKTTVMKDDSVRVDPIGVWKDTLLVLGASDDNGEKSISYKVLTNYKRYVGEFVLHCHILDHEDQGMMMKVAVENSTYKIGTALAYPFQAPVWTLPNVAGEKKSLDELRGGKATVLVFLQDQSCSLCNEQMQAFKSRIGDFSAADANVVFVAPKSKDDSFPQPGFDLPIVFDHDLSVFADYEVTVPEYNAALHGVFILDHEGKVVWRETSDEPAMNLNLLLEQIRYLPSP